A section of the Paenibacillus aurantius genome encodes:
- a CDS encoding SGNH/GDSL hydrolase family protein, with protein sequence MRHDHIEFHNTAELEESRSFGGVKLYRFPREVRHALGDRGRFISEEATGCELRFVTEAAHVRLTLLLPDRAGEVYVYRGGLLHSTHAMPAGIPKTLHLERPVRLAGMDLEKLTACGFAPEVWRVVFGRSEGVFLEWNTFGEAVRPPQAGETPGVRLLAYGSSITHGLGTYPLTYIDQAARRLKADLFNKGMSGSCLCEPEMADYLSRSEGWDAALLELGVNMRDHFPPDVFAERTDYLLRRMLERHPDKPFFLVTVYPNFATWADSEAGRREREYNRILAGHVSRMASPNLHLIPGDEILQDLSGLSCDMIHPGPYGHMQMGEQLAIRMQPVWEERFA encoded by the coding sequence ATGCGGCATGACCACATCGAATTTCACAACACGGCCGAGCTCGAAGAAAGCCGCAGCTTTGGGGGAGTGAAGCTTTACCGGTTTCCACGAGAGGTCCGCCATGCGCTTGGCGACCGGGGGCGGTTTATCTCGGAAGAGGCGACGGGCTGCGAGCTCCGTTTCGTCACGGAGGCAGCCCATGTCCGCTTGACGCTTCTCCTGCCCGACCGGGCGGGGGAGGTGTACGTCTACCGGGGCGGCCTGCTGCACTCCACGCACGCTATGCCTGCCGGCATCCCGAAGACGCTGCATCTGGAGCGGCCCGTCCGTTTAGCGGGAATGGACCTGGAGAAGCTGACCGCCTGCGGCTTTGCGCCGGAGGTATGGAGGGTGGTGTTCGGACGGTCCGAGGGCGTATTCCTGGAATGGAACACGTTCGGAGAAGCCGTCCGGCCTCCGCAGGCAGGAGAAACCCCGGGGGTCCGCCTGCTCGCCTATGGATCCTCCATCACCCATGGACTGGGTACCTATCCCCTTACGTATATCGATCAGGCGGCCAGGCGGCTGAAGGCGGATCTCTTCAACAAAGGAATGAGCGGCTCCTGCCTTTGCGAGCCCGAGATGGCGGACTATCTCTCCCGATCCGAGGGCTGGGACGCCGCCCTGCTGGAGCTTGGCGTCAACATGAGGGACCATTTCCCCCCCGACGTCTTTGCGGAGCGGACGGACTATTTGCTGCGGAGGATGCTGGAGCGGCATCCGGATAAACCGTTCTTCCTGGTCACCGTTTATCCGAACTTCGCCACCTGGGCCGACAGTGAGGCCGGACGCAGGGAGAGGGAATATAACCGGATTCTGGCCGGGCACGTCAGCCGAATGGCTTCTCCGAATCTTCACCTGATCCCGGGGGATGAGATCCTCCAGGACTTGTCGGGCTTGTCCTGCGATATGATCCATCCCGGACCATACGGCCATATGCAGATGGGAGAGCAGCTGGCTATACGCATGCAGCCGGTATGGGAAGAACGGTTTGCCTGA
- the bglB gene encoding beta-galactosidase BglB, protein MASLNREELLQRIDRVIDKMKNLSPEEIVETCPIGIISMDNWEWPQGVGLFSLFLYYRETGEEAVLAYLEDWFDRRLQEGVPPLNVNTICPLLTLTYLNELRPKESYRGLLERGAAFVMKEMPRTEEGGLQHIVSGGLNEGQLWDDTLYMTVLFLTRYGVLTNDPACVDESVRQFLVHLKYLTDPATGLFFHGWTFQEGHHFAKALWGRGNAWYTAGLVDYLDMIEPPPGVSLFLCGSLERQAKALRPLQAPSGRWHTLLDDPSSYEETSATAAFAYGLLKAIRCGYLSRDFEPMAWRAFHGVLDQIDPDGTVRGVSYGTGMGRTLQAYKDIPLCPMPYGQSMALLMLVEGLKHDLAEVRL, encoded by the coding sequence ATGGCATCGCTCAATCGGGAAGAGCTTCTTCAACGGATCGACCGGGTGATCGACAAGATGAAGAACCTGTCCCCGGAAGAGATCGTCGAAACGTGCCCCATCGGGATTATTTCCATGGACAATTGGGAATGGCCGCAGGGGGTCGGCTTGTTCTCCCTGTTTCTGTATTACCGGGAAACGGGCGAGGAGGCCGTCCTGGCCTACCTGGAAGACTGGTTCGACCGCCGTCTGCAGGAGGGTGTTCCCCCTCTTAATGTCAATACGATCTGCCCTCTGCTCACGCTGACCTATCTGAACGAGCTCCGCCCGAAGGAGTCGTACCGGGGGCTTCTGGAACGGGGAGCGGCATTCGTTATGAAGGAAATGCCGCGGACGGAAGAAGGAGGATTGCAGCATATCGTTTCCGGCGGTTTGAACGAAGGGCAGCTGTGGGACGACACGCTGTACATGACGGTCTTGTTTCTGACTCGGTACGGCGTGCTTACGAATGATCCGGCCTGCGTGGACGAAAGTGTCCGTCAGTTTCTGGTTCATCTGAAATATTTAACCGACCCGGCAACGGGGCTGTTCTTTCACGGGTGGACGTTTCAGGAGGGCCATCATTTCGCGAAGGCGCTGTGGGGACGGGGAAATGCCTGGTATACCGCGGGGCTGGTGGATTATTTGGATATGATCGAGCCGCCCCCGGGGGTGAGCCTGTTCCTGTGCGGGTCGCTCGAACGGCAGGCGAAAGCCCTCCGGCCCCTTCAGGCGCCAAGCGGCCGCTGGCATACGCTTCTCGACGATCCCTCTTCGTACGAGGAAACCTCGGCCACGGCGGCTTTTGCCTACGGCCTGCTGAAGGCCATCCGCTGCGGCTATCTGAGCCGCGATTTTGAGCCCATGGCGTGGCGCGCTTTTCATGGTGTTCTCGACCAGATCGATCCCGACGGGACAGTACGAGGCGTCTCCTATGGAACGGGCATGGGAAGAACGCTGCAGGCTTATAAGGACATTCCCCTGTGCCCCATGCCTTACGGGCAGTCCATGGCTTTGCTTATGCTGGTAGAGGGGCTAAAGCACGACCTGGCGGAAGTCAGGCTGTAA
- a CDS encoding Ig-like domain-containing protein, protein MASVLLLAQLVPMTAPVARAETGDILTETFDAYPTGQSPPGWTVPKPPAAVSPAPSPYIVKATVEELSGTPGKVLEMQKNGKSTASYNISKAVAGTTSKLAMSYRVRAEQTDAVIYLPTPQSGSTSLLKFSLNNGQFTYMKKGTTSWTPIQPYTAGMWYEVRLMLDTDQDTFSLSINGEPKVSGEPMEAGGNVSSFYLGIYKDSIGAAFFDEFRMSSYKPAVSVQFEQPSYDIAAGSGLALPLIFDPADATDQSAVWSSDQPGIASVTGNGRVTGLAPGRATITAKPNEAIPSASVTVNVYEVPVSGISVIPSSANVPVGSRTLLKAVVTPDNSTDTTVKWESADPSVATVDEFGEVTGIYPGTAVVYASTPDGKVRGEAAVTVVSRGIQQQLYVSPAGDDSNPGTEQAPFRTVAKAQEAVRALSAAMKGDIVVNLRAGTYTLDRALTFGPGDSGRNGFFVTYRSYPGEKAVISGGQTIRGWEPHNEARTVYQAYVGHDLQTRQLFVDGVRAVRARSESGLTNPVKTAAGYTSDDPALAGFRNVEDLEFVFEDAWTNSRAGVQSITADSGKAQITLDPEAWTAISNRGQTSATIPVYYENAYELLDQPGEWYYDRTAGMLYYMPRAWENLSTASVVAPVLERLMDIQGASVDEPVRNLQFEGLEFTYTTWMRPSTPAGHSDAQNNHLRYPGTRDTLPDAAIMLQLANTVNFERNTFTKLGITGIRMDNGVQNSLIEGNHFYDISGGAVTVGQPYSSDPEVYHPADPRKIMKNNDVTNNLIHDIGADYKSASAISAGFPVDMDIRHNEIFSIPYSGTHIGYGWDAKFDPVTRNVHIEDNLIYDLLGKGLRDGGAVYSLGTTGASVQDPNVVSGNYIRNQMNDSAVLYADQGSAFWKYERNVIDLKNTPPWHGAQRWAQVWLPTIHDQFFNQNYTTQPYYVNNGTNAIFENTHVVPDANWPEEALAVIRNSGLQTPFRDVAEGIIPRLSADPVNLKSGSAETISIHSRGGKDETLDLGASRVYYASRQPEIAAVDGQGRVTGISRGSTKVDISILNGTMLRTVTIDVYVDDELSEVRLEGEATHVRYGAPGEERELKALGHTLFGNEVPLDRTEFLSSSPEVATVTEDGRLTAHQAGTAVLTIKGDYAHTSASGYYLYKVVDSATADDYKLRSEIDREDSWAINGTESGSIRAGAGSLTLATAGGYAVQKDRMFLNEMLDFNMTINGSGSWYALSLGNPSSEVNYSNGNTYLVVISGSSIELHRFNSGKRTVIYGNLAGYPSIGGDAIPNTMLPYNETRRVQVGTFRQENGVRLVMKVDGKDVFDFVDTDKTNALSEPGYLGLIARTGSITLSRMDDQAPAAAGLSLDGLSGIKAGETRTAVVTAVYEDGTNGTLSSGVTFESSDSKIAEVNGKGEVTAHLPGTAVLTARYGEAKGSYPLTVPDSVAPVTTADLSPADPDGANGWYVHPVTLRLGASDEGSGVADTVYSPDGGVTWLRYTGALTVEAGGAYDWRFRSTDRSGNEEEVRTFAIKLDTAGPAIEASGVGPDAVYADSTDLALGLHVTDSVSGVEPGKTSVLLDGMPYAPDSRIPLYLLELGSHTLTITAEDRAGNRSMLTIRFQTEASQASLQELVNRFADDQAIDNAGIKKSLLAKLEQKDWQGFRKEVQAQSGKHITKEAADYLSRDALALLNG, encoded by the coding sequence ATGGCAAGTGTTCTTTTGCTGGCGCAGCTGGTCCCGATGACCGCCCCCGTGGCGCGTGCCGAAACCGGGGATATCCTCACCGAGACGTTCGACGCCTATCCCACGGGCCAAAGCCCTCCCGGCTGGACGGTGCCTAAGCCCCCCGCCGCCGTTTCCCCCGCCCCTTCCCCGTATATCGTGAAAGCCACGGTGGAGGAGCTGTCCGGCACACCGGGCAAGGTTCTGGAAATGCAGAAGAACGGGAAGTCCACCGCTTCCTACAATATCAGCAAAGCAGTCGCCGGCACGACCTCCAAGCTGGCGATGTCTTACCGGGTCCGGGCGGAGCAGACCGATGCGGTGATTTATTTGCCGACGCCGCAGAGCGGAAGCACCTCGCTCTTGAAATTCAGCCTGAACAACGGCCAGTTCACTTACATGAAGAAGGGAACCACCTCCTGGACGCCGATCCAACCTTATACCGCCGGAATGTGGTATGAGGTCCGCCTGATGCTGGATACGGACCAGGACACTTTCAGCTTGTCCATTAACGGGGAACCGAAGGTATCCGGAGAGCCGATGGAAGCAGGCGGGAACGTTTCGTCCTTCTACCTGGGCATCTATAAGGACAGCATCGGAGCGGCCTTCTTCGATGAGTTCCGGATGAGCTCTTACAAGCCCGCCGTCTCAGTCCAGTTCGAGCAGCCCTCCTATGACATCGCCGCCGGCTCCGGCCTGGCGCTTCCCTTGATTTTCGACCCGGCCGATGCAACGGACCAGAGTGCCGTTTGGTCTTCGGACCAGCCCGGCATTGCGTCCGTCACCGGCAATGGACGGGTGACCGGGCTGGCACCGGGGCGAGCGACGATTACGGCCAAGCCGAACGAAGCCATTCCGTCCGCGAGCGTAACGGTGAATGTTTACGAGGTTCCGGTTAGCGGCATCTCGGTCATTCCGTCCTCAGCTAACGTCCCGGTCGGTTCGAGAACGCTGTTGAAGGCGGTGGTCACCCCCGACAATAGCACAGATACGACCGTGAAATGGGAAAGTGCCGATCCCTCGGTAGCAACAGTAGACGAATTCGGTGAAGTGACGGGCATCTATCCGGGAACGGCTGTGGTCTATGCCTCCACTCCCGACGGCAAGGTTCGCGGAGAAGCGGCGGTAACCGTGGTCAGCCGCGGCATCCAGCAGCAGCTTTACGTTTCGCCGGCGGGAGACGACTCCAATCCCGGGACCGAACAGGCCCCTTTCCGCACCGTGGCGAAGGCCCAGGAAGCAGTTAGAGCGCTGAGCGCTGCGATGAAGGGAGACATCGTCGTCAACCTGCGGGCGGGAACGTATACGCTGGACCGTGCCCTGACGTTCGGACCGGGGGACTCCGGCCGGAACGGATTTTTCGTCACTTACCGCAGCTACCCGGGCGAGAAAGCGGTGATCAGCGGCGGACAGACCATCCGGGGCTGGGAGCCCCATAACGAAGCCCGAACGGTGTATCAAGCCTATGTGGGGCATGACCTGCAGACGAGACAGCTCTTCGTGGATGGAGTCCGCGCCGTAAGGGCAAGAAGCGAATCCGGATTGACCAATCCGGTGAAGACGGCAGCCGGGTATACCTCGGACGATCCCGCTCTCGCCGGGTTCCGCAACGTCGAAGACCTCGAATTCGTCTTCGAGGATGCCTGGACCAACTCCCGGGCGGGCGTCCAATCCATAACGGCGGACAGCGGCAAGGCGCAGATTACGTTGGACCCCGAGGCCTGGACGGCCATTTCCAACCGGGGACAGACCTCCGCAACCATTCCCGTGTATTACGAGAACGCCTACGAGCTCCTCGATCAGCCGGGGGAATGGTATTACGACCGGACGGCCGGTATGCTTTACTACATGCCGCGCGCCTGGGAGAATCTGTCGACGGCATCCGTCGTAGCCCCTGTCCTCGAACGGCTGATGGACATTCAAGGCGCTTCGGTTGACGAGCCGGTCCGCAATCTGCAGTTCGAGGGCCTGGAATTCACTTATACGACCTGGATGAGGCCGAGCACGCCGGCCGGGCATTCCGACGCGCAGAACAATCATTTGCGCTATCCGGGTACCCGGGATACGCTGCCGGACGCGGCCATCATGCTTCAGCTGGCGAACACGGTGAATTTTGAGCGCAATACGTTCACCAAGCTTGGAATAACCGGGATCCGGATGGATAACGGGGTCCAGAACAGCTTGATCGAAGGCAATCATTTCTATGATATTTCGGGCGGCGCCGTTACCGTGGGCCAGCCTTACTCCAGCGATCCCGAGGTGTACCACCCCGCCGATCCGCGCAAGATCATGAAGAACAACGACGTCACCAACAACCTCATTCATGATATCGGGGCGGACTACAAATCGGCGTCGGCCATTTCGGCCGGGTTTCCGGTCGATATGGATATCCGGCACAATGAAATTTTCTCCATTCCCTACAGTGGCACGCATATCGGGTACGGCTGGGATGCGAAGTTCGATCCCGTCACCCGCAACGTTCATATCGAGGATAACCTGATCTATGACCTGCTCGGCAAGGGACTGAGAGACGGCGGAGCCGTTTACAGCCTCGGAACAACCGGAGCTTCCGTTCAGGACCCCAACGTCGTGTCGGGCAACTACATCCGCAACCAAATGAACGACAGTGCCGTGCTGTACGCCGACCAGGGCTCCGCGTTCTGGAAATACGAGCGTAACGTGATCGACTTGAAAAACACGCCGCCGTGGCACGGAGCCCAAAGGTGGGCCCAAGTATGGCTGCCGACCATTCACGATCAATTCTTCAACCAGAACTATACGACGCAGCCGTATTATGTTAACAACGGGACGAATGCCATCTTCGAGAATACGCATGTCGTGCCGGATGCGAATTGGCCGGAAGAAGCGCTTGCCGTCATCCGCAACTCGGGGCTTCAGACGCCCTTCCGCGATGTGGCGGAGGGAATCATTCCGCGGTTGTCCGCCGATCCGGTTAATCTCAAATCAGGGTCGGCCGAAACGATTTCCATCCACAGCCGGGGAGGCAAGGATGAGACGCTGGACCTGGGTGCAAGCCGGGTGTACTATGCTTCGCGCCAGCCGGAGATCGCCGCTGTGGATGGGCAGGGCCGCGTCACCGGAATCAGCCGGGGGAGCACCAAGGTGGACATCAGCATCCTGAACGGCACCATGCTGAGAACGGTCACCATCGACGTGTATGTAGACGATGAGCTGTCGGAGGTCCGGCTCGAAGGGGAGGCTACCCATGTCCGGTATGGGGCTCCGGGAGAGGAGAGGGAACTGAAGGCCCTGGGCCATACTCTTTTCGGCAATGAGGTTCCCCTGGACCGAACGGAATTCCTGTCTAGCAGCCCCGAGGTGGCCACGGTCACCGAGGATGGACGGCTTACCGCCCATCAAGCGGGTACGGCAGTCCTCACGATAAAAGGGGACTACGCCCATACCTCGGCTTCCGGTTATTACCTGTACAAGGTCGTGGATTCCGCCACGGCCGACGATTACAAGCTGCGATCCGAGATCGACCGGGAGGATTCCTGGGCCATTAACGGAACGGAGAGCGGAAGCATCCGGGCGGGAGCCGGCAGCCTGACCTTGGCTACGGCCGGAGGCTATGCCGTGCAGAAGGACCGGATGTTCCTGAACGAGATGCTCGATTTCAACATGACCATCAACGGCTCGGGCAGCTGGTACGCGCTTTCGCTCGGCAACCCGAGCTCCGAGGTGAACTACTCCAACGGAAACACCTACCTCGTCGTCATCTCCGGCAGCAGCATCGAGCTCCACCGGTTTAACAGCGGCAAGCGGACCGTCATTTACGGCAATCTGGCCGGGTATCCGAGCATCGGAGGGGACGCAATCCCGAATACGATGCTTCCTTACAACGAGACCCGCCGCGTGCAGGTGGGGACGTTCCGGCAGGAGAACGGGGTACGCCTTGTCATGAAGGTGGACGGAAAGGACGTCTTCGACTTTGTCGATACCGACAAGACGAATGCCCTGTCTGAGCCCGGGTACTTAGGCTTGATCGCGAGAACCGGAAGCATCACCTTAAGCCGGATGGACGACCAGGCACCGGCCGCTGCCGGGCTTTCCCTCGATGGCTTATCAGGCATCAAGGCGGGAGAAACCCGAACGGCCGTCGTGACGGCCGTCTATGAGGACGGAACGAACGGAACGCTGTCGTCGGGGGTAACCTTCGAAAGCAGCGATTCTAAGATCGCCGAGGTCAACGGGAAGGGAGAAGTAACGGCCCATCTTCCGGGGACGGCCGTCCTGACGGCACGGTATGGGGAAGCAAAAGGCTCCTATCCCCTGACCGTACCCGATTCGGTCGCGCCCGTCACCACCGCTGACTTGAGTCCGGCGGATCCGGATGGAGCGAACGGCTGGTACGTTCATCCGGTAACGCTCCGTCTCGGGGCATCCGATGAAGGCTCCGGCGTTGCGGACACCGTGTACAGTCCGGATGGAGGCGTGACCTGGCTCCGCTATACGGGAGCCCTTACCGTGGAGGCCGGGGGAGCGTACGACTGGAGGTTTCGGTCCACGGATCGATCCGGTAACGAAGAGGAAGTCCGGACGTTTGCCATCAAGCTGGACACAGCCGGGCCGGCTATCGAAGCTTCCGGGGTCGGGCCGGATGCCGTCTATGCCGACAGCACCGACCTGGCGCTTGGGCTTCACGTAACGGATTCCGTATCCGGAGTGGAGCCGGGGAAGACCTCCGTCCTGCTGGACGGGATGCCTTACGCCCCGGATTCTCGCATTCCGCTCTACCTGCTGGAGCTCGGAAGTCACACCCTTACGATCACGGCAGAGGATAGGGCGGGAAACCGGAGCATGCTGACCATCCGGTTCCAGACGGAAGCGAGCCAGGCCTCGCTTCAGGAGCTGGTCAACCGGTTCGCAGATGATCAAGCGATCGATAATGCCGGGATCAAGAAGAGCCTGCTCGCGAAGCTGGAGCAGAAGGATTGGCAGGGCTTTCGGAAGGAGGTTCAGGCCCAGAGCGGCAAGCATATTACCAAGGAAGCCGCGGATTATTTAAGCCGTGACGCGCTCGCTCTGCTGAACGGGTAA